The Apus apus isolate bApuApu2 chromosome 1, bApuApu2.pri.cur, whole genome shotgun sequence nucleotide sequence GACAGTCGGAGCAATGCTAGCAGCGTTTCCATTCCAACATCGTGCCGGCGCAGAATAAaggtgctttttaaaacataaaaaagaataGTAAAATCTCTTTGCAAGCTGACAAGAACAAAGAAAGATAGCTGGCTCTTTGTCCTAACTTCAAcaatggagagaaaaacaaacagaagagaaaaggaatgcGATGAAAAACACAGCAACTCTGAAGGCTCTGAGCAAGACAAGGACTACAAAACATCCCTGATTACTCTGAATGTTGGCGGCTACCTATACATCACACAAAAACAGACACTAACCAAGTATCCAGATTCTTTTCTGGAAGGGATCATAAACGGAAAAATAATGTGCCCATTTGATGCAGATGGTCATTACTTCATAGACAGAGATGGACTCCTTTTCAGACACATTCTCAACTTCCTACGAAATGGAGAACTTCTTCTACCAGAAGGGTTTCGAGAAAATCAACTTTTGGCACAAGAAGCAGATTTTTTCCAGCTTAAGGTACTCTCAGATGCAGTGAAATCAAGGTGGGAGAAGGAACAGCTAGCATCTCGAGAGACTACTTTCCTGGAAATAACTGACAGCCATGACCGTTCACAAGGACTTAGAATCTTTTGTAATGCTCCTGATttcattgcaaaaataaaatccagaattGTACTGGTGTCCAAAAGCAGGCTGGACGGATTTCCAGAGGAGTTCTCGGTATCTTCAAATATTATTCAATTCAAATACTTCATAAAGTCTGAAAATGGTACACGACTGGTACTGAAGGAGGACAACACCTTTGTCTGCACCCTGGAAACTCTTAAGTTTGAGGCTATCATGATGGCTTTAAAATGTGGATTTAGACTGCTGACCAGTCTGGATTGTACGAAAGGGTCAATTGTTCACAGTGATGCACTTCATTTTATCAAGTAATCACAAAGAAACGAGTGTGCAGCCAGTAAATCTCCTTGacctgcagcctcctggcaTTACAAATAATGTATCTAACTAGCCTTGTACCACAGAGCTCGGCTGCTAATCAATTGATGTGAGCTAATGGTATGTAAATCTCATAATGACATCCATTTCTGGCTTACCTAAGACGAATGAAAATTTTATGCctgaatttaataaaaattatctgcTAAACACTGTAAACACAGATTTAATGCTTTATGCCATTTCTAATACATGTTTTTTCGATGCTGTCTTTCAACCAGA carries:
- the KCTD4 gene encoding BTB/POZ domain-containing protein KCTD4, producing the protein MERKTNRREKECDEKHSNSEGSEQDKDYKTSLITLNVGGYLYITQKQTLTKYPDSFLEGIINGKIMCPFDADGHYFIDRDGLLFRHILNFLRNGELLLPEGFRENQLLAQEADFFQLKVLSDAVKSRWEKEQLASRETTFLEITDSHDRSQGLRIFCNAPDFIAKIKSRIVLVSKSRLDGFPEEFSVSSNIIQFKYFIKSENGTRLVLKEDNTFVCTLETLKFEAIMMALKCGFRLLTSLDCTKGSIVHSDALHFIK